The sequence ATCCTAAGACTACTAGGTATCCCAATAGGTATCCATTGAAATCTAAACGACCCAATTTTATGAAAAACAATAATAAGACAcaacaattaaataaaaagactaataagtcacttccggtctgttacaagtgtggaaaaattgggcattatagtaataagtgccgtacaaaacaaaaaataaatgagcttaatctagacgaaggtctcaaacgtcaattagaacaagtcctcttaatggattccgatctatctgaagaggatgaatcatcctcctcagaaaatgattcagggacaatttcaggattggaggatgatgaatgtacagatggttgttcttgtaaaaattgttttcataaacaaatatctagtctaggaattaatgtcctcaccaatgaagaaaattttatattagagttaattgataaaattgaaaatccagaatcaaagcgaatagctttagaaaaatatattgaagtagctaaaagagcaccaaaacaagagaaaatcgaaACTTCTTACAAACCTTATAGTTTTAAGGAAATAATGGCAAGAGTAGAAAATCATCACATTAAAAAAGAACCATCAGTCAATAATCTTAGGGTAGAAATTaatcaggttaaagaagaattaagaagtcttaagcaaagagtccagatattggaacttcataaaccagtAGACTGTGAGTATGACTCATAAACCAGTAGACTGTGAGCATTTAAACTCAATACAATCAAAGAGCATTTAAACTCAATACAATCAAAGAGCTACCAAATTGTTTTAGAGCATGGCTAAGTATCTGGGGGCCATGCCCGGAGATTTTACCTGCATATATTGTAGATAtgttaaataaatttatcaaggctaatagccaatcttatgatataagaagattaatgcagtggttctttatattgtatgaaatcccatggattctaagatggaattattcaattccacaagataatgatcctgattgggattatatcccttatttagaaaggcaattatatatcaaatggtgggatagatataatgcagcacatctacaaccatctacatttaacaTGCAGTTTGTTGCAGCTCAGCTTATGGTATCGGCATCAACCACCTCAATGCCGATGGAATTATCAACCCACATACTCGCACTAAAGCATAGGCACGGGGACTTGTCAAAGGAAAATTTTAAGAAGCAGATTTTGGAGGCACTTGATAACGAAGATTTGGGTTCCCAACCGTCCTCGTCAAAAACCTTtgaggaagaagagataaaattGGAAAATACAGAAGACCTgaatgcaaatggtgatgattgctttggaatgatttagggtttaaatggttcgaagaagataggaaaattctaattattttccgacaaaataaaaaaaatggtcaAGTTTTCATCAACAGGATCGACTCCACTATTCATTAAGGACACGTATTTGCTTTAAAATAGTAAAAGTGAAAAGGtttattattttccaaaaaacaaaaaaggtaaatcttatctaagatttccaGCTTCCATTTGTCTACCACTTATAGGTTGTTGTAATTATAGATAggattctcaaaaaagaaaatcttatctcttttgtttcttgcaaaCTTTCCCCTATATAAATACTCGTTAAGGGAAAGGGAAAGGGCAAGTTTTTAGTTCTCAAGAGTCCTTGTCTATAAGTTTGAGAGTGAAAGTTTCTGAGTGTTTCCTGCTTTGAGAGCGATagtttgtgagtgttttcatgttctaagtgtgagtttgaagttgtttagtgtgctatctattaaggaataaaagactactctgtaagtatctctacccgttatctatgttttaagtttcttttaattatgaagattccttttaatttttctaaattatctttcaatcactatttctatttattagttttaataatatattttgttttgaagttttatatatatattctgtTTCAATATAAAGATTATACAAAACCTGGGAACGTTTTGGTATGCATATAGGTTTTGGTGCATTAAAATCATAAACTCTTGCTATATCGATTTGGATTTAACTCTGCATGCAATATGCACGAACACAAAGTAATAACGTAAGTatgttgatttgatttttttattgCTGGTGGTAACTTTGTGTGTTATAAGTACAATTTAGATTTTGTTATTTAtgtggtgatcaaagattgttttACTGTTAGCAGGGTTGTCCCTACACAGTGGTGATGATGAGGCTGCATACCAAAGTGCTGAAAGAAGCCCATTTAGCAGTCCAAAATTACCTTGGGGAGCTGAACAATACCTGGATTATTATCGGACATTTGATACTACTCCTCTTAGTGAAGGTGCTGACTCCGATGATGATGATAGTAGGAGGGAACAATACAGGTGGGTGGCTGATTGGAATAAATgtgaagataacaattatttcagCGAAGGATACACTAGTTCAGAAAACTCAACTATACCTAGTgacgctgaagaagaagaagacatccCACGCCTACCGCGTAGAAGACTAAACTTTGCAAATGAAGTTGCAGGTGAAAACGTCAACGTTGCGGATGAGAATGCGGTTGTTGCATGGGTTACTAGTATCGTATTGACTTACATGAAAGAACGACTTCGCACTAAGCCCCTAACAATACGGAAGATGGTCTTAAAAAAGAAAACAGTCAAGATATCCTACTTCACTGCTCTTCGTGCAAGGCATATGTGCCTTGAGAAGATATATGGGTTGGGCTCATATGAAAGAAGTTTCAGGTAACTTTATTACCTTCTGTGTATTAGAAGTGTCGATTTCATTAATTATAGTTCTCGGGATATTATGTCTTTAACATAATTGTTTTGATATAAAATTGTTTGAACATAGGTTAGTACCTGAGTTGTGCCACCAGATTAAGGCTAGCAACCCGGAGAACATAGCAGTTTGGTCCAAAGACAACACGACCAATGAGTTTCAAGGACTGTGTATCGCTTACAAGGCATCTTTGGAGGGATTTAAGGTTGGATGTAGACCTTTGATAGCTTTGGACGGTTTTCCGCTCAAGAGTAAGTATAGGGGTGTAGTCTTGACTGCCTCTTCAGTTGATGGGAACAATGGCATGTTTCCCATTGCCATCTATATTTGCTTGACTGGAACCCAAGAAACATGGAGTCGGTTCCTTTGCATTCTCAAACCTTTTCTGATGGAATCGGACAGGACAATTAAGTTTTTTTCggatcatgagaaaggtgaaaCATTGTTTTATTATATCATTACTATGATGTAAGAGTGTCTTGTGTGTCTAATGATGTTTGAATGTTTTCCTTACAGCATTACTATGATGTAAGAGTGTTTTGTGTGTCTAATGATGTTTGAATGTTGTCCTTACAGGCGTCAATGTTGCGGTTTACTGAAAATCTTGAGGGTGTTCAACATAATCAAAGGTCATGCTTTAGGCATATCTAtcacataatgatccaaaagtttCCAGGCCTTGATGAAGTGGCATGGAAACCAGCAGAAGCCTACAATCTGAAATCCTTCAATGCTGCTATGGAAGAGTTGGGACTTACTAATATGGAGGCTAAGCTTTGGATGGAAAAGCATGAAACTAGTACTTGGGCTAGACATGCTTTCGACCATTCTGTCAGATGTCCACTCAGTTTTAACATCATCAGTTTGGCGTTCCAAAATTGGTTAAAGGAATTGAACTGTAAGCCAATAATTACTTTGGTAATGGAGTATGAAAATAAGCTACATGACCTAATGTTTAAAAGGAGATATGCTGAAATGAAAGATGATGGAATAGTCCCAAGGGTGGAGATGAAACTAGAAGGtaacaaatttttttcttccaaatatgaTGTACTTCCTGCCGATGTTGGAGAAGAATGGTCTGTTACACACCGCTCTGAGGCAAATCCCACTTGCCAAGTAAATTTGACCCGAAGACATTGCAGCTGTGGGGAATGGGAAGCAACAGGTGTACCTTGTGTACATGTATTGGTTGTTCTTGTTCATGAAGGTCGTGAAGATTACAACACGTAAGTCATATTTAATCTTTAATCTTTCATCCTAATTAATTTTATATTTCTTTGTAAGTTAAAGTGCTAACACTGTTTTCATTCTTAGGTTTGTTGATGACTTTTTCACGGTTGAGAGATACAGAGTTGCATATGATGGTTATATCCTGACACTTCCCGACATCGATCAGTGGAGGAAATGTACAAATCCCACAGTTCTTCCACCACCAATGGTACATATGCCGAACTAATCTCTGGCAATGATAAGGTAACCGAAAAtaagaaagatgctaatgatTTATTACCTCTTTTTTGGTtctgattatttatgcttttgatggAGGCTGTCAACTGGGCAGCAATGATGGGATTCAACAAAGTAGTGTTTGAGAGTCTGATTGTCAGTGATTCGATCAAGATTTTTTGAGTATTATAACTATTATCCTGCTGATATTGAATATCGGATACAACAAGATTTTCCATTGTAAGAACTAAATTTATTAATGCATTGTTATTATCAGATTAATTTTCTCAATAAACTTGGTTCTTGGTGATTATGTTTGGATTGTTAAAATTGAACGTCTAATAACTTTCTGATATCTCGGATTGCATTATATCCTACTATTTTGTTTACAgttgtatatatttatatttatatatagtTAAAAAaggttatgcaaataatgatacGTTCTGATGTGAATGGTGAATGGTTCATTGCACATTTGCACGTTGTCCGGTGAAGATATGGTTGTACAGTGTTTTTCAGTAGAAAAGCTAATATTGAAGATGTCCTTATTGTTGCAAAATGCTTGTCAGAAGTGCTTCATTACCATGCTACAATTATCGAACAAATACCGCCATCAATGCCAATCAAAAGCTAATTTCACtttatccaaaaaataaataaaacggaATACCaatcaaaatgaaaattttgttcaAGAATACTTGGATTTGGAATATGACAAAGCAGCAATTCATCCAAGCATTGGAGCTTGCGGCTGTTGTTAATACAGGAACGAAAGTAACTGCCGATGTTATACACAGGACTTTGACATGTCCTGATGATATCCTCCTTGTACCAAAGATTACATGCACAATCTGTTACACGGAGTGATGGCTAAAGCTAAGCGCAACTCCAATTGATATATATAACAGAGtgaactctttaatatacttccCAAAAAAAAAGGTCTCAttgaaaactaaagaaaataaaattcttgtaacaattaAACAtgaactaaaaaaaatattaaacaagTACTCGTATGAAAGCAAAGTCTGCAATCAAATTTATCAATACTAAGCCTTGGGGCAATGACCGCCGTTAGCGTAATGCCCCACCTCGTGACACCTTGAACACGCTCTTTTCTTTTTCGGGTTGGCGCGTTTTTCATAGGCAGACCGATATCGGCTGATGCTCCTGCGACCAAGGTCCAATGTTGTATTGGGAGGAAGTACTACTCCTCCGCCACCACCTGTGGGACATTCCAAGTATCTGAGCTCAGCACCGGGAAGATAGGCTGTTCATACATTGCTCTCCATGCAGCAGTCGTGTAGTGAGCCCCACAAAAATCATTTGTCTTCATCATATATGTCTGGCACACTGCAAGGATGTGTGCACAGGGCAAATGTTGATAGTTCAACACTTTACAGGTGCAAGACTTTTGCTCTATATAGACTGAGTGTTGATCCAGATTCTCCCCCTCCTCCACTTCGTATTGCTCTCCACGGACATGGGTAGCTACAAATTTGTTAGCAAGATGCCACCGATCTTGAATTATTGCATGGGCATGTCTAGTCAAGTAAAGTGGCCAGTAAAGAGCTTCTTCTCGGTGTTTGTTAAACCATTTCATGAGCCAACTTCGGATATAATCCACCAAATGGCATATGGGCAGACCTTTAACGTCTTTGATTACTGAATTGAAAGTCTCGCATGTATTCGTAGTCATAAGAGTAAAACGAGCAGTTGTAGCATGCACCCTAGCCCACTTTTCTGGTCCAATGTTGCGTACATACTGTAAAGCAGCCTTGCTCGCTAGACCTAGGTCTCTCATAGCCTTTTCATAGTCATCATTGTTGAATGCTTTGGCAGCTCTTATAAATGCCACAGCCGCCCCGTTGTTGTGGTATctttttttgatattttctgcaATGCCAAACATGAGAACACTGATAAAAACAGACGAATTCCAAGTATATTTCTTGAAAATAGTTTCTACCATGAATAGCATATATTTACATTCCAAGTTTCTACTATGAAAAATTTGATGGTAAATGCAAATATCTAGAAGTAGCTGTTAAATACCTGATATATGGTGGATGCAGAAAACATGATTAGCATCTGGAAACGCCAACAGTATGCCTCTAGGGATCGACTCTTTCCTGTCTGAAGCAATCACAAGATCTTCATTTATAGTATAATCTTTTGGGCCAAGTGCATCGCATAACTTTCTCAAAAACCACTCCCATGAATCATTATTCTCTTAATCGACAATACCAAACGCCAAAGGGTATTGTTCATTAGCATCAACAGAAAAGGCAGGTCTGCAACAACCTTTGAATCCTCGCGAACTTACTCCAAAAGCAAAGAAGTAATATAGAAAGTGatcattttcatcagttttaatttctgtaacagttccctCGTTAAGTTGCAACATGTAACTATAATTCACCAGGTACTGATATGATTCATCAGGGGAACCCCTTATCAGCTCTATGCCGCGCTTACAACCACTATATGCCTGCCGGTAATTGATAACCACACCGTAATTTGTTTTAATGTCTTTGATCAGTTGTTGGGGTGTATACACACTATCACATTGGTTGAATTTATGCTTAAAAAGATGTGCGATTCCATCTGCAACCGCCTTGGTTCTTAAGTTGGGGTCAGTCCTTTTGTTCTCAATACAGGTGTGCTCATCATTCATGCGTGTAATTTTCCACCAACTAAAAGAATCTAAGACAACTGCCCATAATCTCCACTTGCATGTCGAGTCTGCACATTTGGCAATGAAATATTTGTTGTCGGATTTCTCAACCTTGTACTC comes from Papaver somniferum cultivar HN1 unplaced genomic scaffold, ASM357369v1 unplaced-scaffold_158, whole genome shotgun sequence and encodes:
- the LOC113337146 gene encoding uncharacterized protein LOC113337146 isoform X2, with amino-acid sequence MQYARTQSNNGCPYTVVMMRLHTKVLKEAHLAVQNYLGELNNTWIIIGHLILLLLVKVLTPMMMIVGGNNTGENVNVADENAVVAWVTSIVLTYMKERLRTKPLTIRKMVLKKKTVKISYFTALRARHMCLEKIYGLGSYERSFRLVPELCHQIKASNPENIAVWSKDNTTNEFQGLCIAYKASLEGFKVGCRPLIALDGFPLKSKYRGVVLTASSVDGNNGMFPIAIYICLTGTQETWSRFLCILKPFLMESDRTIKFFSDHEKGVNVAVY
- the LOC113337146 gene encoding uncharacterized protein LOC113337146 isoform X1 encodes the protein MQYARTQSNNQGCPYTVVMMRLHTKVLKEAHLAVQNYLGELNNTWIIIGHLILLLLVKVLTPMMMIVGGNNTGENVNVADENAVVAWVTSIVLTYMKERLRTKPLTIRKMVLKKKTVKISYFTALRARHMCLEKIYGLGSYERSFRLVPELCHQIKASNPENIAVWSKDNTTNEFQGLCIAYKASLEGFKVGCRPLIALDGFPLKSKYRGVVLTASSVDGNNGMFPIAIYICLTGTQETWSRFLCILKPFLMESDRTIKFFSDHEKGVNVAVY
- the LOC113337146 gene encoding uncharacterized protein LOC113337146 isoform X5, coding for MMRLHTKVLKEAHLAVQNYLGELNNTWIIIGHLILLLLVKVLTPMMMIVGGNNTGENVNVADENAVVAWVTSIVLTYMKERLRTKPLTIRKMVLKKKTVKISYFTALRARHMCLEKIYGLGSYERSFRLVPELCHQIKASNPENIAVWSKDNTTNEFQGLCIAYKASLEGFKVGCRPLIALDGFPLKSKYRGVVLTASSVDGNNGMFPIAIYICLTGTQETWSRFLCILKPFLMESDRTIKFFSDHEKGVNVAVY
- the LOC113337146 gene encoding uncharacterized protein LOC113337146 isoform X3; protein product: MRKASMLRFTENLEGVQHNQRSCFRHIYHIMIQKFPGLDEVAWKPAEAYNLKSFNAAMEELGLTNMEAKLWMEKHETSTWARHAFDHSVRCPLSFNIISLAFQNWLKELNCKPIITLVMEYENKLHDLMFKRRYAEMKDDGIVPRVEMKLEGNKFFSSKYDVLPADVGEEWSVTHRSEANPTCQVNLTRRHCSCGEWEATGVPCVHVLVVLVHEGREDYNTFVDDFFTVERYRVAYDGYILTLPDIDQWRKCTNPTVLPPPMVHMPN
- the LOC113337146 gene encoding uncharacterized protein LOC113337146 isoform X4, translated to MLRFTENLEGVQHNQRSCFRHIYHIMIQKFPGLDEVAWKPAEAYNLKSFNAAMEELGLTNMEAKLWMEKHETSTWARHAFDHSVRCPLSFNIISLAFQNWLKELNCKPIITLVMEYENKLHDLMFKRRYAEMKDDGIVPRVEMKLEGNKFFSSKYDVLPADVGEEWSVTHRSEANPTCQVNLTRRHCSCGEWEATGVPCVHVLVVLVHEGREDYNTFVDDFFTVERYRVAYDGYILTLPDIDQWRKCTNPTVLPPPMVHMPN
- the LOC113337095 gene encoding uncharacterized protein LOC113337095, which translates into the protein MRRLHDSPSTAAPLAATEAPEPLRVMNYDELVVGNTFKTKYNLRLVLAIAKIKRNFEYKVEKSDNKYFIAKCADSTCKWRLWAVVLDSFSWWKITRMNDEHTCIENKRTDPNLRTKAVADGIAHLFKHKFNQCDSVYTPQQLIKDIKTNYGVVINYRQAYSGCKRGIELIRGSPDESYQYLVNYSYMLQLNEGTVTEIKTDENDHFLYYFFAFGVSSRGFKGCCRPAFSVDANEQYPLAFDRKESIPRGILLAFPDANHVFCIHHISENIKKRYHNNGAAVAFIRAAKAFNNDDYEKAMRDLGLASKAALQYVRNIGPEKWARVHATTARFTLMTTNTCETFNSVIKDVKGLPICHLVDYIRSWLMKWFNKHREEALYWPLYLTRHAHAIIQDRWHLANKFVATHVRGEQYEVEEGENLDQHSVYIEQKSCTCKVLNYQHLPCAHILAVCQTYMMKTNDFCGAHYTTAAWRAMYEQPIFPVLSSDTWNVPQVVAEE